One genomic region from Calypte anna isolate BGI_N300 chromosome 17, bCalAnn1_v1.p, whole genome shotgun sequence encodes:
- the ZDHHC12 gene encoding probable palmitoyltransferase ZDHHC12 isoform X2 — MGPGRWVRAAHTALSGAITLGLFLHPTDLQKQEERGELLQPLGFVLLVLCSVLLYFKVSLMDPGFVKSEEEEEADKSEEQSMVIPQAPSLIKLRRCGYCMVKPMRAKHCQLCQHCVRRYDHHCPWIENCVGERNHPLFIVYLSVQLLVLLWGGQVAWSGLSFEQFWDWLQHNILLLISFFLIVIFTTVVLLLLLSHLYLISCNTTTWEFMSHHRISYLRHSDLENPFDQGVVLNLWRFFCSCHLTAWEKIYYHRSNEPV; from the exons ATGGGGCCCGGCCGGTGGGTGAGGGCGGCCCACACAGCCCTCAGCGGGGCCATAACGCTGGGGCTCTTCCTGCACCCCACAG ACCTGCAGAAGCAAGAGGAGCggggagagctgctgcagccgCTGGGCTTCGTCCTGCTGGTGTTGTGCTCTGTCCTGCTGTACTTCAAGGTCTCTCTCATGGATCCAGGTTTTGTAAAGtctgaagaagaagaggag GCAGACAAGAGTGAAGAACAAAGCATGGTGATACCCCAGGCTCCAAGTCTTATTAAGCTGAGGCGCTGTGGTTACTGCATGGTGAAG CCAATGCGAGCCAAGCACTGCCAGCTGTGCCAGCACTGCGTGCGGCGCTACGACCACCACTGTCCCTGGATTGAGAACTGTGTAGGAGAGAGGAATCACCCCCTCTTCATTGTCTACCTGAGCGTGCAGCTTCTAGTTCTGCTGTGGGGAGGTCAAGTTGCTTG GTCAGGCCTCTCCTTTGAACAGTTCTGGGACTGGCTGCAGCACAACATCCTCCTCCTCATATCCTTCTTCCTGATAGTCATATTCACCACtgtggtcctgctgctgctgctttcacacCTCTATCTGATCTCCTGCAACACCACCACCTGGGAGTTCATGTCACATCACCGCATCTCCTACCTGAGACACTCAGACTTGGAGAATCCCTTTGACCAAGGGGTAGTCCTCAACCTCTGGAGATTTTTCTGTTCATGCCACCTCACTGCATGGGAGAAAATCTACTATCACAGGAGCAATGAGCCTGTCTAG
- the ZDHHC12 gene encoding probable palmitoyltransferase ZDHHC12 isoform X1 → MGPGRWVRAAHTALSGAITLGLFLHPTDLQKQEERGELLQPLGFVLLVLCSVLLYFKVSLMDPGFVKSEEEEEADKSEEQSMVIPQAPSLIKLRRCGYCMVKQPMRAKHCQLCQHCVRRYDHHCPWIENCVGERNHPLFIVYLSVQLLVLLWGGQVAWSGLSFEQFWDWLQHNILLLISFFLIVIFTTVVLLLLLSHLYLISCNTTTWEFMSHHRISYLRHSDLENPFDQGVVLNLWRFFCSCHLTAWEKIYYHRSNEPV, encoded by the exons ATGGGGCCCGGCCGGTGGGTGAGGGCGGCCCACACAGCCCTCAGCGGGGCCATAACGCTGGGGCTCTTCCTGCACCCCACAG ACCTGCAGAAGCAAGAGGAGCggggagagctgctgcagccgCTGGGCTTCGTCCTGCTGGTGTTGTGCTCTGTCCTGCTGTACTTCAAGGTCTCTCTCATGGATCCAGGTTTTGTAAAGtctgaagaagaagaggag GCAGACAAGAGTGAAGAACAAAGCATGGTGATACCCCAGGCTCCAAGTCTTATTAAGCTGAGGCGCTGTGGTTACTGCATGGTGAAG CAGCCAATGCGAGCCAAGCACTGCCAGCTGTGCCAGCACTGCGTGCGGCGCTACGACCACCACTGTCCCTGGATTGAGAACTGTGTAGGAGAGAGGAATCACCCCCTCTTCATTGTCTACCTGAGCGTGCAGCTTCTAGTTCTGCTGTGGGGAGGTCAAGTTGCTTG GTCAGGCCTCTCCTTTGAACAGTTCTGGGACTGGCTGCAGCACAACATCCTCCTCCTCATATCCTTCTTCCTGATAGTCATATTCACCACtgtggtcctgctgctgctgctttcacacCTCTATCTGATCTCCTGCAACACCACCACCTGGGAGTTCATGTCACATCACCGCATCTCCTACCTGAGACACTCAGACTTGGAGAATCCCTTTGACCAAGGGGTAGTCCTCAACCTCTGGAGATTTTTCTGTTCATGCCACCTCACTGCATGGGAGAAAATCTACTATCACAGGAGCAATGAGCCTGTCTAG
- the ZER1 gene encoding protein zer-1 homolog: protein MASDSPESLMALCTDYCLRNLEETLCYLLDNETLRLHPDIFLPSEICDKLVNEYVELVKTDSIFEPHESFFTLFSDPRSTRLARIHLREQIVQDQDLEAIKKQDLVELYLTNCEKLTAKSLQTLVSFSHTLISLSLFGCCNIFYEEENPGGCEDDCLVNPTRQVLVKDFTFEGFSRLRFLNLGRLIEGVNVETLLRPLASLAALDLSGIQLNDVGFLTQWKDSLVSLVLYNMDLSEEHIQVIAQLRKLRHLDISRDHLSSYYKFKLTRRVLSLFVEHLVNLTSLDISGHTMLENCTIPSMEEKMGQTSIEPAKSSIAPFRGLKRPLQFLGLFETSLCRLTHIPAYKVSGDKNEEQVLNAIEAYTEHRPEITSRAINLLFDIARIERCSQLLRALQLVITALKCHKDDKNIQVTGSAALFYLTNSEYRMEQSVKLRRQVIQVVLNGMESYQEVTVQRNCCLTLCNFSIPEELEFQYRRVNELLLNILNQSRQDESIQRIAVHLCNALVCQVDNDHKEAVGKMGFVMTMLKLIQKKLADKTCDQVMEFSWSALWNITDETPDNCEMFLNYSGMKLFLECLKEFPEKQELHRNMLGLLGNVAEVRELRPQLMTSQFISVFSNLLESKADGIEVSYNACGVLSHIMFDGPEAWGICEPPREEVVKRMWAAIQSWDINSRRNINYRSFEPILRLLPQGISPVSQHWATWALYNLVSVYPDKYCPLLIKEGGIPLLKDMIKMASARQETKEMARKVIEHCSNFKEENMDTSR, encoded by the exons ATGGCATCCGACAGCCCCGAGTCCCTGATGGCCCTGTGTACCGATTACTGCCTTCGGAACCTGGAGGAGACTCTCTGCTACCTGCTGGACAACGAAACCCTGCGGCTCCATCCTGACATCTTCCTGCCGAGCGAGATCTGTGACAAGCTCGTCAATGA GTATGTGGAGCTGGTGAAGACAGACAGCATCTTTGAACCCCATGAAAGCTTCTTCACCCTCTTCTCAGACCCCCGGAGCACCAGGCTTGCTCGAATCCACTTGCGGGAACAGATTGTGCAGGACCAGGACTTGGAAGCCATCAAGAAGCAG GATCTTGTTGAGCTCTACTTGACTAACTGTGAGAAGCTGACAGCCAAGAGTCTGCAAACCTTGGTGAGCTTCAGCCACACACTTATCTCCCTTAGCCTCTTTGGCTGCTGCAATATCTTCTATGAGGAGGAGAACCCTGGGGGCTGTGAAGATGACTGTTTGGTGAACCCCACTCGTCAGGTCTTGGTCAAGGACTTTACTTTTGAAGGCTTCAGCCGCTTGCGCTTCCTGAACCTGGGCCGCTTGATTGAAGGGGTAAACGTGGAGACCTTGCTCCGGCCTTTGGCCTCCCTTGCAGCTCTTGATCTCTCTGGGATCCAGCTGAATGATGTGGGATTTCTGACCCAGTGGAAGGACAGTCTGGTTTCCTTAGTGCTTTACAACATGGACCTTTCAGAGGAGCACATCCAAGTGATCGCGCAGCTTCGCAAGCTCAG ACACTTGGATATCTCCAGGGACCATCTCTCCAGTTATTACAAATTCAAGCTGACCCGGCGGGTTCTAAGCCTCTTTGTGGAACACTTGGTCAACCTCACCTCGCTCGATATCTCAGGGCACACCATGCTGGAGAACTGCACTATCCCAAGCATGGAGGAGAAGATGGGCCAGACCAG cATTGAGCCAGCAAAGAGCAGCATTGCTCCCTTCCGGGGTCTGAAACGACCACTCCAGTTCTTGGGGCTTTTTGAAACATCCCTCTGCCGCCTGACACATATTCCAGCCTACAAG GTGAGTGGAGACAAGAATGAAGAGCAAGTCCTGAATGCCATTGAGGCTTACACTGAACACAGGCCAGAAATCACTTCCAGAGCCATCAACCTCCTTTTTGACATTGCCCGGATCGAGCGCTGCAGCCAGCTGCTGAGAGCCCTTCAG CTGGTGATCACAGCCCTCAAGTGCCACAAGGATGACAAAAACATCCAGGTGACTGGCAGCGCCGCACTCTTCTACTTGACCAACTCCGAGTACCGCATGGAGCAGAGCGTCAAGCTGCGGCGCCAGGTCATCCAGGTGGTGCTGAATGGCATGGAATCCTACCAGGAAGTCACA GTGCAGAGAAACTGCTGCCTGACACTGTGTAACTTCAGCATTCCTGAGGAGCTGGAGTTCCAGTACCGCCGGGtcaatgagctgctgctgaacatcCTCAACCAGAGCCGGCAGGATGAGTCTATCCAGCGCATCGCTGTGCACCTCTGCAATGCTCTGGTCTGCCAAGTGGACAATGATCATAAAGAGGCTGTGGGCAAGATGGGGTTTGTCATG ACAATGCTAAAGTTGATTCAGAAGAAGCTGGCTGATAAAACG TGTGATCAGGTGATGGAGTTCTCCTGGAGTGCCCTCTGGAATATCACTGATGAAACTCCTGATAACTGTGAGATGTTCCTTAACTACAGCGGCATGAAACTGTTCTTGGAGTGCTTGAAA GAATTCccagagaagcaggagctgcaccGTAACATGCTGGGTCTCCTGGGCAATGTGGCAGAGGTGAGGGAGCTCCGCCCGCAGCTCATGACCTCCCAGTTCATCAGTGTGTTCAG CAACTTGCTGGAGAGCAAAGCAGATGGGATTGAGGTGTCCTATAATGCCTGTGGGGTGCTCTCCCATATCATGTTTGATGGTCCAGAGGCTTGGGGTATATGTGAGCCCCCCCGAGAGGAAGTTGTAAAGAGGATGTGGGCAGCCATCCAGAGCTGGGATATCAACTCCAGGAGAAATATCAATTACAG GTCATTTGAACCAATCCTTCGACTTCTTCCACAAGGGATCTCCCCAGTCAGCCAGCACTGGGCTACCTGGGCACTCTATAACCTGGTCTCTGTCTACC ctgacaAGTACTGCCCACTGCTGATCAAAGAAGGAGGGATTCCCCTTCTGAAGGACATGATTAAAATGGCCTCAGCACGACAAGAGACCAAGGAAATGGCCCG GAAAGTTATAGAGCACTGCAGTAACTTTAAGGAGGAGAACATGGACACTTCCAGATAG